In Janibacter alkaliphilus, the following proteins share a genomic window:
- a CDS encoding sigma-70 family RNA polymerase sigma factor, which translates to MSEADRRTEHEAAQRRAEEFEVERARLTGLATRILGDPGEAEDAVQQAWLRLHGTTTAIDNLPAWLTTVTSRLCLDRLRARHSVPEADLEPAETAPDPAEDVVLADTVGIALQVVLDRLTPSERVAFVLHDSFGFDFPTIAAVLGTSLAAARKLASRARAKVTQPASEDALADWEVVDAFLAAARGGDFTRLVGLLAPDAVIVGDEAAVLAGTPRRIDGRDEVATFFDGAAQSAFSALVDGRPGAAWYLRGEAQVAFDFTVVDGQVAQIAFRAAPDVLADVVRRDGPQTR; encoded by the coding sequence ATGAGCGAGGCGGACCGGAGGACGGAGCACGAGGCGGCGCAGCGGCGAGCGGAGGAGTTCGAGGTGGAGCGAGCACGGCTCACCGGCCTCGCGACGCGGATCCTCGGTGACCCGGGTGAGGCCGAGGACGCGGTGCAGCAGGCCTGGCTGCGGCTGCACGGAACCACCACGGCGATCGACAACCTGCCGGCCTGGCTGACGACGGTGACCTCGCGCCTCTGCCTCGACCGGCTGCGGGCCCGCCACTCGGTGCCCGAGGCCGATCTCGAGCCGGCCGAGACGGCACCCGACCCGGCCGAGGACGTGGTCCTCGCGGACACCGTCGGCATCGCCCTTCAGGTCGTCCTGGACCGGCTCACCCCGAGCGAGCGGGTCGCCTTCGTCCTCCACGACAGCTTCGGCTTCGACTTCCCGACGATCGCCGCCGTGCTCGGGACCAGCCTCGCGGCCGCACGCAAGCTCGCCTCCCGGGCCCGCGCGAAGGTGACCCAGCCGGCGAGCGAGGACGCGCTCGCGGACTGGGAGGTCGTCGACGCCTTCCTCGCCGCGGCCCGTGGTGGCGACTTCACCCGTCTCGTCGGTCTGCTCGCACCGGACGCCGTCATCGTCGGCGACGAGGCGGCCGTCCTCGCCGGCACGCCGCGGCGGATCGACGGGCGTGACGAGGTAGCGACCTTCTTCGACGGGGCCGCGCAGTCGGCGTTCTCGGCGCTCGTCGACGGTCGTCCGGGTGCCGCCTGGTACCTCCGCGGCGAGGCGCAGGTCGCCTTCGACTTCACGGTCGTCGACGGCCAGGTCGCGCAGATCGCCTTCCGCGCAGCACCGGACGTGCTCGCCGACGTCGTCCGCCGCGACGGTCCGCAGACCCGGTGA
- a CDS encoding DEAD/DEAH box helicase — translation MTTTAASGTDATTSTFAALGVPAPFADALAAQGITTPTPIQAATLPDALAGKDVLGRGRTGSGKTYAFLLPLVTRLTEQGRKPASRRPRALILAPTRELVAQIEASFATLAEGTRLTSRTVFGGVGQGPQVDAIRRGVDVVIACPGRLEDLMGQGHVSLDDIEVTILDEADHMADLGFLPGVKRILDKTPRGSQRMLFSATLDAGVDVLVKRYLHQPVTHEADSAQSPVSTMDHHVLAVTPDSHLKVLVDLVAAPGRTVVFTRTKHRAKKLAKQLNAQGVPSVELHGNLSQGARTRTMEAFHGGTASTLVATDIAARGIHVDDVALVIHADPPVEHKAYLHRSGRTARAGSEGTVITLMTQDQRSDVRTLMRKAGIKPTTTTVGAGDPLLSELAPGERSYPGAFVPEIPAQGGGRGGAKGGQGSGGRGGSKGGQGRSGGSGRGQGGRGQGGRGSGGTKGGQGGGQRRGQGGSGRGDSGQAGSRRGGQGPGGGSRRSGGRSGGSRSGAGRSGASRGGSVVAFSSSSSGGPRR, via the coding sequence ATGACCACCACCGCTGCGTCCGGCACGGACGCCACCACCTCGACCTTCGCCGCCCTCGGCGTGCCCGCCCCCTTCGCCGACGCCCTTGCGGCACAGGGGATCACGACCCCCACCCCGATCCAGGCGGCCACCCTCCCGGACGCGCTCGCCGGCAAGGACGTGCTCGGCCGCGGCCGCACCGGCTCCGGCAAGACCTACGCCTTCCTGCTGCCGCTGGTCACCCGGCTCACCGAGCAGGGCCGCAAGCCCGCCAGCCGCCGCCCGCGCGCGCTCATCCTCGCCCCGACCCGCGAGCTCGTCGCCCAGATCGAGGCCTCCTTCGCCACCCTCGCCGAGGGCACCCGGCTGACCAGCCGCACCGTCTTCGGCGGCGTCGGCCAGGGCCCGCAGGTCGACGCGATCCGCCGCGGCGTCGACGTCGTCATCGCCTGCCCCGGCCGGCTGGAGGACCTCATGGGTCAGGGGCACGTCAGCCTCGACGACATCGAGGTCACCATCCTCGACGAGGCCGACCACATGGCCGACCTCGGCTTCCTCCCTGGCGTCAAGCGCATCCTCGACAAGACCCCGCGCGGCAGCCAGCGGATGCTCTTCAGCGCCACCCTGGACGCCGGGGTCGACGTGCTCGTCAAGCGCTACCTGCACCAGCCGGTCACCCACGAGGCCGACTCGGCGCAGTCCCCGGTCTCGACGATGGACCACCACGTGCTGGCGGTCACCCCGGACAGCCACCTGAAGGTCCTCGTCGACCTCGTCGCCGCGCCCGGGCGCACCGTCGTCTTCACCCGCACCAAGCACCGCGCGAAGAAGCTCGCCAAGCAGCTGAACGCTCAGGGCGTGCCCTCGGTCGAGCTGCACGGCAACCTCAGCCAGGGCGCCCGCACCCGAACCATGGAGGCCTTCCACGGCGGCACCGCCAGCACCCTCGTGGCCACCGACATCGCCGCCCGCGGCATCCACGTCGACGACGTCGCGCTGGTCATCCACGCCGACCCGCCGGTCGAGCACAAGGCCTACCTGCACCGCTCCGGGCGCACCGCCCGCGCCGGCAGCGAGGGCACCGTGATCACCCTGATGACCCAGGACCAGCGCAGCGACGTGCGCACCCTCATGCGCAAGGCCGGGATCAAGCCGACCACCACGACGGTCGGCGCCGGCGACCCGCTGCTCAGCGAGCTGGCGCCGGGCGAGCGCAGCTACCCGGGGGCCTTCGTCCCCGAGATCCCCGCCCAGGGCGGCGGTCGTGGTGGCGCGAAGGGCGGCCAGGGCTCCGGTGGTCGTGGCGGGTCGAAGGGCGGCCAGGGCCGTTCCGGCGGCTCGGGACGCGGCCAGGGCGGTCGTGGACAGGGCGGTCGCGGCAGCGGCGGCACGAAGGGCGGCCAGGGTGGCGGCCAGCGCCGTGGCCAGGGCGGCTCCGGTCGTGGCGACTCCGGCCAGGCTGGCTCGCGCCGCGGCGGCCAGGGTCCGGGCGGCGGCTCGCGCCGATCCGGCGGTCGCTCTGGCGGATCGCGTTCGGGCGCAGGCCGGTCCGGCGCCTCCCGCGGCGGCTCCGTGGTCGCCTTCTCCTCCTCCAGCTCGGGCGGCCCGCGCCGCTGA
- a CDS encoding intradiol ring-cleavage dioxygenase: MRRRDTTPTYQGRPLDRPEEDLEDQGLPFDITTLLDRRRALKVFGLGAGAATLAACGASATDSSSSSSSTSGSSTASSNASSSSSSGDLTEIPEETAGPYPGDGSNGADVLEESGVVRQDITSSFGDASGTAEGIPMTLELTILDMQADGAGMEGAAVYVWHCDRAGLYSMYSDEIAEENYLRGVQIADADGEVSFTSIFPACYSGRWPHIHFEVYPDEASITDSTNAIATSQVALPKATCDTVYATDGYEQSVSNLSSLTLATDGVFGDDGGSSQMAAVSGDVGSGYTVKLTAPVDTETEAGGGGMSGGGGEPPSGGGEPPSGGEPPSGEAPGGSSSSATSSS; the protein is encoded by the coding sequence ATGCGCCGTCGCGACACCACCCCCACCTACCAGGGTCGACCCCTGGACCGCCCCGAGGAGGACCTCGAGGACCAGGGGCTCCCCTTCGACATCACCACGCTGCTGGACCGGCGCCGGGCTCTGAAGGTCTTCGGCCTCGGCGCCGGCGCGGCTACCCTGGCGGCCTGCGGGGCGAGCGCGACCGACAGCTCCTCGAGCAGCTCGAGCACCAGCGGCTCGAGCACCGCGAGCAGCAACGCCAGCTCCAGCAGCAGCTCCGGCGACCTCACCGAGATCCCCGAGGAGACCGCCGGCCCCTACCCGGGCGACGGCAGCAACGGCGCGGACGTGCTCGAGGAGTCCGGGGTGGTCCGCCAGGACATCACCAGCAGCTTCGGCGACGCCTCCGGCACCGCCGAGGGCATCCCGATGACCCTCGAGCTGACCATCCTCGACATGCAGGCCGACGGCGCCGGCATGGAGGGCGCGGCCGTCTACGTGTGGCACTGCGACCGGGCCGGCCTCTACTCGATGTACTCCGACGAGATCGCCGAGGAGAACTACCTGCGCGGCGTGCAGATCGCCGACGCCGACGGGGAGGTGAGCTTCACGAGCATCTTCCCGGCCTGCTACTCCGGGCGCTGGCCGCACATCCACTTCGAGGTGTACCCCGACGAGGCGAGCATCACCGACAGCACCAACGCCATCGCCACCTCGCAGGTGGCGCTGCCCAAGGCCACCTGCGACACCGTGTACGCCACCGACGGCTACGAGCAGTCGGTGTCCAACCTCTCCAGCCTCACGCTGGCCACCGACGGGGTCTTCGGTGACGACGGCGGGTCCAGCCAGATGGCGGCCGTCTCCGGCGACGTCGGCAGCGGCTACACCGTGAAGCTCACCGCTCCCGTCGACACCGAGACCGAGGCCGGTGGCGGCGGCATGAGCGGCGGTGGGGGCGAGCCGCCGTCGGGCGGCGGGGAGCCCCCGTCGGGCGGTGAGCCGCCGAGCGGCGAGGCTCCGGGCGGGTCGAGCTCCAGCGCCACCTCGTCGAGCTGA